Part of the Vigna unguiculata cultivar IT97K-499-35 chromosome 3, ASM411807v1, whole genome shotgun sequence genome, tttttttaatatttgatgttaaaaatttaatattaaatatttaataaagttttttttaaaatattaactacaAAACTTTGTTTAACCTATAGACACAAGACGAGCAAAATGAGAaaacaaaatagtaattatGTCAATCATGtaacacaaaaattaagaaaaaaaaattaaaaaaatactaaataatcaatacataaaataaatatttgaaaattaattcaaagttGATAAACAATATAGCAAAACAGAATAATAACTACATCAATCAATCacttaatcatttttattgaaataataaaaaaaaagtgtaagaaTTTTAAATACCGTTAAAAAACTAATAGGAAAGTTATATCTTAATTTTTCagattaaatgaaaataaaaagttaatttttgttgaaGATGATattaatccgtttcataaattATTCTCGTACTTCATTATTGTTGATTCTTGTTATATCCCCAATGAAAtgtagattaaaaaaataaaataacccTACCAGATCCCAGAATATATAAAACCAATTATTTCTAGGAACATTATTAATTAAGTGTAATAATAGAAGTAACCAGTTGTAACCTACTTATCCCTGTCTCTGGATTCTTTATGATATCATCGGAGGTAGATGAAGCCGAATCCaaacaaaaattcatttaaaaaccGGACCCAATGACCACAGTTACGTGGTGCTGTGAGTATGTGGAATTTGCAACACTCACCAACCCTTATTCCAAGGACTCATTTTTGCCACTAAATTCAAGATTTACCTAACACCACCTACCTCCACTAACTAACTTATGGCTCCCAACAtgcaaataaaaatgaaaaatgagtaTATCTTAATTATTCTGTTAAAAATACGTTGTTAAAATTCATTACCTTTGcaagaatattatatttttaccttctcatttaaaaaaaaatgttttattaagaaatataacTAGGGAAACATTTATTAGAATATTAACTTTTCAAAAAACGCTTTCTAAAAACAAATACCAAATATAAAAGTGAATACTTGAAAGGAAAGACACTCCCTTAACAGGGCATATAAATGTCCTTCAATGGAATTAACAGATACAACTTCATTTTCAGCCATCAGCGTCGGAAGTTACACATCAATGTAAATGGACATTGTGGAATAAAGATGTGGAAGAAGCTTACTTCTTTTATTCTCTAATTATTTTACGCATCTCTCTTGTATAATAATACACTATTCAATTGAATAAATGTGTGGCTAACAGAACCAGGTTGAATAGGAAAATAAGGgtactcatttttattttttttcaatttgcgcttgaaatattattttattaacctagaataaatacataaataaaacaaatcttTTAGCATGAATAATTGGACGATGCAACTAAACAGAGGTTAGATGTATTCAGCTCAATTAATTAATtcgtaattttttaaactttactCACAATAGTAAGAGATATATActatatttagttattatttgtCAATATAAAAGACCAGTCTCATAGTTATAAGAATTAATATTCTAAATGGCAAAAAGTTAAGGAACATTAAGACTAATTGAATTGGTATGCCATTTTCTTTGCTAAACTGAGGTCAATTGACATTGAGTATTGAGTACGTAGTTGTTTGTTTCTATACTTAAAAAACACTTAGAAAAACAATTTAAGATCCAAGCATGTGTGATTTTCCAACGTATGAAAAGTTGTTTTCATCTTAGCATGTTCAATGGGTACCTATTGACAAAGTTTAATACGAATACATTAGATTTTTTAAGTATACTTGTTAGCTTTTTAACTAAACATGGCCAAAAAAGTCTTGTAGATACCGATGCATAACATAACATCATTGAAAACGTACATCATTGTGCTTTTACCTCTTTACTGCTTCCTACCAATTGTTTTGGAGAAATTGCAAAATCATTATAAAAGGACACTAGAACTATGCAAGAACCTCACACACAAAGTCCCAAAAGTGTTCTTGGCTATAGAACACTCTCGTGTGTTTCTCTCCCTCTTTACTATAATGGGTGCGAAAGTTTCCTTCATCATTTTGTTTATGCTCCTTATAATTGCTTCATGTTCAGGCAAGAGGAAGCAATACACACCATGCAAAAGCTTGGTCCTCTTCTTCCACGACATCATTTACAATGGAAACAATGCAGGCAATGCAACCTCTGCAATAGTAGCAGCCCCAGAAGGTGGTAACTTGACCAAACTGGCGAGCCAGTTCCACTTTGGAAACATAGCGGTTTTCGATGACCCCATCACGTTCGACAACAACCTTCACTCAAAACCCGTGGGAAGGGCTCAGGGCTTTTACATCTACGACACCAAAAACACTTACACTTCGTGGCTTGGTTTCACCTTTGTTCTTAACACCACTCAGCATCAGGGAACCATCACTTTCGCCGGAGCTGACCCCATCATGCAGAAAACTAGAGACATCTCAGTCACTGGTGGCACCGGCGATTTCTTCATGCACAGAGGAATTGCCACCATTATGACCGATGCATTTGAAGGCGAAGTTTATTTTCGACTTCGTGTTGATATCAAGTTCTACGAGTGTTGGTGATGTTAAAACTCCCTGCTGAATAAAGTAAAGGCTTCTTTTACGTTCAACTTCATCAAATGTTATTGGATATTGTACCTTTCTCTTCGCAGAGATTTTCTTCTAACAATGTAATGTACCACTTTGGATTTCAACTCGGAATTCCTAGAAATAATTGAACCTAATTAATGAAATCGAGTACTCGAATTTATTATAGTCACCGATTTTATATTGACACGTGCTGGAAAGAAATTCTTGGTGGAATAAAACCAGTAAGTCAGAAGTGTTCTTACGTGATGTGGGGAAACACTTGAGTTGACACGTATGTGCTAGCAATTAATGCAACAAATAGTTTTTCAGGAAAGTCATGTGTATTTGGTGGGGTGTACTATTTCAAGCATGAAGTTCAACTTCTCTTGAAACAGGGcaaaaaaaactgaaattcgTGCTCGAGAAACGATAAACTTTAGAAACAGACTTTGAAACAAGGTGTTTTGCCTTAGGAGTTTGATGgattttaaatgcatttaaaaGAATATGTACATTTAATTGTATCAGGaggaatatgatgaaaataaaaatggaagttTACTGAAGATGGGTATAATTTTGTTGCCATGGTTTGCAGAACCAAACATCAAATCACATTGAAGCCAAATCCATGGACCGGGAATGTGGCGTCATTGGTTGTTTCATGCTTTGGAATAGAAATCCGAACATATCTAGTTACACATGCAATAAAAGAATTTGGATCTTTAATTGGAAGCTTTCATATGTTACAGCAATTCGTAATAGCTATTACAAGAAACAGAGTTTGTGGTCAATCATCTTGAACCCCCAATATTGAGAATCGTGACGCATATCAGATTTTTCTTGGTTTTTCAGCAGAAAAGTGAATTGTTTCATCTATCTAAACACACCATTAAGGTCTTTAGACCGTCTAAGACTACATGATAGTTTAAGATCTTTTGTTGGTACAGAATTTTCTACACCTTGATAAATTCATCAATATTAATGGGTCTGTCTTTATAAGATGTAATGATATCAAATTGTCTATTTTATGTCATAATTTAACTTCCACATAATAcaactttcttcatctttcatAAAAGGGGCTTCAGTTTCAGCTATTAAAACTCTGTTTACATAATTTTCagttgtttaaattttatttacagaAATTAGTTGTGatagttctttttatataaataatattttatattaacattttcACATATGTGAGCTAAGCGTTAAGTAAAAAGAAACcgagataataaaatattaaaattgcaaaaatCAGGAACTGTTGTTATTAATAAGAAACTTTCCTCACAATCGAAGAAAGATTCAAGAGAAAAGTATAAATTGattctattttaatataattataattatttttttgttgttataaaataaatacttcaaataaaaaggttaaaataataaataaaatagattttgatattttatgaaataatttattttaatatatttttattttgaaatataatttttatattaatttttatttttattttacaaattattttaataccaaattgtttttaaaaatttattttacaaaatattttttattaaatcaattaatCTTTCCACttattttctctcattttctaaTATAGTTTCTTTAatctaaataattttactattcactatgattattttttcttttctttcatttcgAACCTCCCATTCGGTCTTGACATCATATTTCCTTTatgcttttctttcttttatctcAGTTCCTTGTGGAGTAACTTGTTAGatttaaatgatataatttgccgtaattttaattacattccAATATTATCTtactcataaattaaaaaaaattaagatattataatataatattttaaaaatataataaaatctaataataagttattatatcataaactaaaattttaaaaatatttaatttcaatcttttaataaaataacctATTATGATACTATGATGGAGCACATATCGCACAACAACTCCACATGTAATGATTCAACACAGATCAATGTccacttaaaatttataattatatatatatagtaagtAGGAGTAACCACTCCGACTTAGATAGTCCCAACATCCACTTAATCTCTTCTTTCTAATCTGAAATTTTAGAGCATTAAATATTAGTTGGTATATTTTAATCAgcaaaattaaacttaaaaaatactttattagtttattaacaTTTGATAATTCATAAGACAGTGATccatttcatttattaaaactaaaaaatgaaTCTGAGTTTTGGAGTTGGAGGTGAGATGTTTGCTTTGTGGCTAGCTAGACGCAGCACCAACCAGAAGCAGGTCCAGTTCTTGTTGCACCAAAAACACGTTTACTACTTTATTATTTGGTTCAGTCACTCTGGACCCCTTTTAAGTCTTGTGCGTCCAATCATGTCGCATGCCGTGGACACAAAGCAACCAAAAAACTAAGCATTTTTTCcgtcttattttctttttgcctCATAATAACGATTCCTTTAAAGCCAAGCCTAACAATGCTAGATACACAAAAAGAAGTTCTCATGTAAGAGAAATCTCACACCAAAAGAGTATAAGCAGAGTTATTCAACGTTCACCTAAAgcattataataataagaagtTGCTAACCTTCTACAACATTGCTTCAAATAACTAGGTTGTCCAAGTTAAACTTGAAAGTCTAAGTCTTTGCACGggcatatatatttaattaaacgtAACTTTGCTTTATGGTTAAAGTCTGGACTCTGCGTGCTTATAAATTTCAAGCAATATTTCCATAATTGGGGCATCGGTAACAATGGAAATAACGAGGTTcgttttttctctcttcttcttggTAATGATGGCGGTGGGATCTTCGGGTTCTCCGACCCATTGGAGAAGAAAAAGGGTTCGTGAGCCGTGCAAGAAGTTGGTGTTCTATTTCCACGACATAATCTACAATGGTCATAACTCCAAGAACGCAACTTCAGCCATTGTGGGATCACCCGCATGGGGAAACAGGACCATACTTGCAGGGCAGAACCATTTCGGCGACCTGGTTGTGTTCGATGACCCTATCACCTTGGACAACAATCTGCACTCAGCAGCCGTAGGACGTGCCCAAGGGTTCTACATTTACGACAAGAAGGAGATTTTCACGGCTTGGCTTGGCTTCTCCTTCGTGTTCAACTCGACGGAGCATAAGGGTAGCATCAACTTCGCAGGTGCAGACCCTTTGATGAACAAAACGAGGGACATTTCGGTGATTGGAGGGACCGGTGATTTCTTCATGACTAGGGGTGTGGCCACTCTCTCTACGGATGCATTTGAAGGGGAGGTTTATTTCAGGCTTCGTGCGGATATCAACTTGTTCGAGTGTTGGTGATTAAGCTGATTGGAACAATCTTCTCTGATCAGGGTTTCTTGTTTTGTGTCATTTGTGTAACcttttttcctttcctttccttGATGATGTGTTGGAGGAATACGACGTGGGAGTTCTGTTCTGTTCTGTCTCCACGGCTTAAGGTCGACGTTGTCATTTTTCCTACTCATCAGAACTAATTGAATAATgcaaaaacatcaacatttttcTTGGACCAACATTTCTGTTGATTTTCTTGCCTTGCCTTTCTTGGTAAAAAATTTGGATCGTTACAGTATTTATTAGAATCATGATATATTAACACctaaaattaattgtaattttgtacttgaaaaaataaactttagtACCCTCTCATTAAACATCGCGCAACAACCttaacagaagaaaaagaaaattatttagtGGTTAATATGAACTTAAATATTGACTTCACATTTTTGTGATGGATTATGATAAGATCTTCCATATTCTAAAAATTTACAACGTGACACTATTTTATATACACACATTTAtacctattttaattatatattgaaaaaaattgtgttttattttcattatttaaatgattttctttaattgtaataaattagattccatctatatatttttatttaatttgattttttttattattttaattataaatttttctgtACAAATTTATTGAAACTTTGTATAGAAAGATATACAAATTTGATTTTccataatttatcttttatagtTAAGTTTATAGATCTAATTAGAGTTCATATTTAGATTTATGTTTACATGATTAGAGACTATATGTGCTCTAATCAAACAAACTAGAATGGTTTGTTAAGCCTTTTTGGTTATagaaattatttatgatttttttttctcaattgtaGGATTGtctttcttttctcatttatgctctttgttttttcatccatgaataatcaaattttgaagtttattaaatttcaaaaaatatgttaggTATTACTGAAATTTGACATCCCAACAATAATAACACCCAAAAAGTCTAACAATAGTCatcatatgaaaaatttatttaaaaaattaaaacaaaacatgagGGCACGACAACaaattcacaataaaaaattgacaaaaaaataactGTTATCGATTTACAAGGAACAATAAAAGCGacacaaaaattacaaatattgacaagaaaagaagttaaaaataaaattttcaagttatatatataaaataaaaccaagCTATAACCTTGTTCAATTTGTGTCTAAAACACTAAACTTCTTGGGCGATGTGATGAATAATTTATTGGATAGAAGATTAAAGTATGAGCATTAAGAGGCTACatcttaactttttttcatatttttagatGTATAGGTAGCCTCGTAAGTCTACAATTGTTGTGGCTCAATTTATCCTATTCTATTTTGGTGGACAAAATGTGGACGACAAACCAATTCACATCGTTACCCCTaagaatatatttaacttgCGACATCATTTATGATTTTCAAATAAGTGGAAGTTTATACCATATTAATAAAcaatacatatttattatacCACATTgcatttagtttatttatatatataattaagatactataagattcaaaaataaataaaaaattgaaacataactaaaatatttttaataaaaataatatataatataaaattagaaataaacaTTACTGGCTtaaattttgaagaatttatttgttaaaataacaaatattagatATTAGTCTTTTTCAAACCAATATGTAAATTAACCTGAGCAATAATagcttataatttttgtattaaaaaaagttgaagtCGTTAAAACTCGTTTTcaattctaattattaaaatttcttattgtttttaataaaataaaaaattaaaagataagaaaaactcaaatataaattttctattaGATTTTTAAGTGTTAATTTTCTGTTATGCTTATTgactttaattttgatattttaaaatatattaaataaatattaatataccaacattatatttttggtatatttttaatgtacaAGAGGATATgagaaaaaatcttttaaaaaaatctggGGTCAAACAACTCACTCTGTAACGATAAaggaagattttttttatatatatacaaattgaaaaaaaatattaatatttagtcagtttttatgttttgttagtAATTTTCTGTATTATCATGTAAACATTATAacatctaaattaaaaattgttcaaaGAAACGAGATTGTATTTTGAAAgtaaatgaaaaagagaaagtGGAAAGTttgattgatttgaaattttaccAGACACTTTTACGATTACCACGCCTTTTTGCAATGGGAAAAATTGAGTTTACCtaggaaataataaaataatgaaacatggTGTACATACGAGGCAATTAACCCAATATACAGTTGGAGTGGAATTTCAACGACAAGACAACGCTCTCTCACAACACCAAAGAAACTCTTGCTCTGTTTTCTTCTGCCATTGCTATGAGTTCAGATGCGATTAGTGAACGAAGTGCATCAGCCGTGGTACGTTttcccttcttttttttttttcactcagtTGAAACCCTAAGTTAACCATAGAAGTatatctttaaactttaaatatactTTGTAATACTTCTGGAACTTTCTGCTCTTCTTTCCGTCTTTCCAGATTCGATTTCCTTAGTATCGATTCAATCCTAACGTATGAATGTGTGATATAGCAATTATTGAATAAGCATCGCTTTTCTCCAACTTTTGACTGTGAAAGGAGAATGCGAAGTGAAAATGAGATCCGTTGTTTCGAACTCGATCGTCAATGTAACTGTGGATCACTAGCCTGGAAATGAGTCAGGGTTTTGTTGTGTAGTTCTGGAATTTAGAAGGCATTGTGGCAATCACGTgcatcatttattatattttgcagCATCAGAAATCGAGAACGAAATGCAAGTTGTTGTGTGGAGAGTGTGGTCAGTATTTGCTAAGTTGGTCGAAgcttagaaaatgaaaatgaaactgTTCCCGTACATAAACCGCTATAAGTAGATGATTTTTATTCAACACTTGTGTTCTTTTGCACCTCTTTTTGTCTTTTATTATCTAATGGAAAATGAGCAAATTACACTTGTTGCATGCTAGTGCAGAACAAGATGAAATAGGAAAGAGAAGCATTGAACATCTATATAATCTATTTTGTTCTCAATTTTAACCTGAAGTTTGTTCTATTGAACTTAAAGACCTTGTATGTGTGTAtgacatcttttttttttctctgttaaCAGGTAGAACGGAAGTTTCAATATAgacaacttttatttttggCATACCAAAGTTTAGGCTTTTTGTTTGGTGACTTGAGCTTATCGCCTCTTTATGTCTATCAAAGTATATTTTCCGGAAGACTGAAACATGTCCAGAATGAGGATGCAATATTTGGC contains:
- the LOC114176912 gene encoding disease resistance response protein 206-like — translated: MEITRFVFSLFFLVMMAVGSSGSPTHWRRKRVREPCKKLVFYFHDIIYNGHNSKNATSAIVGSPAWGNRTILAGQNHFGDLVVFDDPITLDNNLHSAAVGRAQGFYIYDKKEIFTAWLGFSFVFNSTEHKGSINFAGADPLMNKTRDISVIGGTGDFFMTRGVATLSTDAFEGEVYFRLRADINLFECW
- the LOC114177264 gene encoding disease resistance response protein 206-like; this encodes MGAKVSFIILFMLLIIASCSGKRKQYTPCKSLVLFFHDIIYNGNNAGNATSAIVAAPEGGNLTKLASQFHFGNIAVFDDPITFDNNLHSKPVGRAQGFYIYDTKNTYTSWLGFTFVLNTTQHQGTITFAGADPIMQKTRDISVTGGTGDFFMHRGIATIMTDAFEGEVYFRLRVDIKFYECW